A region of Schistosoma mansoni strain Puerto Rico chromosome 1, complete genome DNA encodes the following proteins:
- a CDS encoding putative inositol triphosphate 3-kinase C produces MGVNGRFVDESQQMVKLGKRSWKTHLLKPLSWTPNIKAKQANTCWVQLSGHQGSLISNGKGSVLKRYCQSEAQCLLQLQLDILRSFVPKYQGEKLLDGERYVKMQDLLYNFKSPSIMDCKIGQRTFSESEVIGDSSENIRKDLYLKMMSTSPNAPTEREHHEKGVSKLRYLQWRDTISSTAEYGFRIEAIKTSGESTRKDFQNTHTWNEIINHFKLFVKHRKIIAFIGSSLLFVHDESGYANIWLIDFAKIGTPSNNQIRVNHRSVWKIGNYEDGYLIGIDNLVKLFEQIIHECQ; encoded by the exons ATGGGTGTAAATGGGCGTTTTGTTGATGAATCACAACAAATG GTAAAATTAGGTAAGAGGAGCTGGAAGACGCACTTGTTGAAACCATTATCATGGACTCCAAATATTAAAGCAAAACAAGCAAATACATGTTGGGTGCAACTGTCTGGTCATCAAG GTAGTCTTATATCTAATGGTAAAGGAAGCGTTTTAAAACGTTACTGCCAAAGTGAAGCCCAATGTTTACTACAACTCCAGCTAGATATACTGAGATCATTTGTCCCCAAGTATCAAGGCGAGAAGCTGCTCGATGGTGAAC GTTACGTAAAAATGCAAGATTTGTTATACAATTTTAAATCACCATCAATAATGGACTGCAAGATTGGACAACGTACTTTTTCAGAAAGTGAAGTCATTGGAGACTCTTCAGAAAATATTCGGAAA gaTCTCTACTTGAAAATGATGTCTACTTCACCTAACGCACCGACTGAAAGAGAACATCATGAAAAAGGTGTTTCAAAACTACGCTATTTGCAGTGGCGTGACACAATTAGCTCAACGGCTGAGTATGGTTTTCGCATTGAAGCAATCAAG ACTTCTGGTGAATCCACTCGAAAAGATTTTCAAAACACTCATACAtggaatgaaataataaatcacTTTAAATTATTCGTAAAACACCGTAAAATAATTGCT TTTATCGgctcttcattattatttgttcatGATGAATCAGGCTATGCTAATATCTGGTTAATTGATTTCGCTAAAATAGGCACTCCATCGAACAATCAAATTCGTGTAAATCATCGTTCTGTATGGAAAATTGGCAATTATGAAGATGGTTATTTAATTGGAATTGATAATTTAGTGAAATTATTCGAGCAAATTATTCATGAATGCCAGTAG